Proteins from a single region of Gemmatimonadales bacterium:
- the rpmD gene encoding 50S ribosomal protein L30, which yields MGRNPVVGRQGPKHHAATIPDEKTAKRIAVKQIRSGIGHADTMRRTLASLGLRHHQQTVELENSASVRGMLFKVRHLVEVTPAQEA from the coding sequence ATGGGACGCAATCCCGTCGTCGGACGGCAGGGACCCAAGCACCACGCCGCGACGATTCCAGACGAAAAGACGGCGAAGCGCATCGCGGTCAAGCAGATCCGTTCCGGCATCGGCCACGCCGATACCATGCGGCGGACGCTGGCCTCGCTCGGGCTTCGGCATCACCAGCAGACCGTCGAGCTCGAGAACTCGGCTTCGGTCCGCGGGATGCTCTTCAAGGTGCGGCACCTCGTTGAGGTGACGCCGGCGCAGGAGGCGTGA
- the rplO gene encoding 50S ribosomal protein L15 — MAKAKAKEVATPSVTLSNLKPAAGSTQSRKRIGRGPGSGIGKTSGKGHKGHKARTGGSTNPGFEGGQMPMYRRLPKRGFTNPFKVTAVPINLARLAAVAGGDVTPETLTEAGLIKNAEQVVKILGTGEAARAYAVRGIPVSAAARAKIEAAGGSVEA; from the coding sequence ATGGCGAAGGCGAAGGCGAAGGAAGTGGCGACCCCGTCGGTCACCCTGTCGAACCTGAAGCCGGCGGCCGGCTCCACCCAGTCGCGCAAGCGGATTGGGCGCGGGCCCGGCTCCGGGATTGGCAAGACCTCGGGCAAGGGCCACAAGGGGCACAAGGCCCGCACCGGCGGCTCGACCAACCCGGGCTTCGAGGGCGGCCAGATGCCGATGTACCGGCGGCTGCCGAAGCGCGGCTTCACGAATCCGTTCAAGGTGACCGCGGTGCCGATCAACCTGGCCCGCCTCGCGGCGGTGGCGGGCGGAGACGTCACCCCCGAGACGCTGACGGAGGCCGGGCTGATCAAGAACGCGGAGCAGGTGGTCAAGATCCTCGGCACCGGCGAGGCCGCTCGGGCCTACGCCGTCCGTGGCATTCCGGTGTCTGCCGCGGCTCGCGCCAAGATCGAGGCGGCCGGCGGCAGCGTTGAGGCGTAA